A stretch of Equus przewalskii isolate Varuska chromosome 11, EquPr2, whole genome shotgun sequence DNA encodes these proteins:
- the LOC103545081 gene encoding olfactory receptor 4A15-like, translating to MEQRKNVTEFVLLGLTQSLQGQKILFVVFLLIYIVTMVGNLLIVMTVVVSPTLDAPMYFFLGYLSFMDAVYSTTVTPNMIIDLLYEKKTISFQACMSQLFIGHLFGGAEILLLVVMAYDRYVAICKPLHYLTIMNQRVRVLLLLLAWLGGFLHAVVQLLFVYNLPFCGPNVIDHFICDMYPLLKLACTDTYVIGLTVVANDGAICVVIFMLLLISYGVILHSLKNLTQEGKRKALSTCGSHITVVVLFFVPCIFMYVRPPSTLPIDKSLTVFYTVITPMLNPLIYTLRNGEMKNAMKKLWTRKRK from the coding sequence atggaacaaaggaaaaatgtgacTGAATTTGTACTCTTGGGGCTCACTCAGAGCCTCCAGGGTCAGAAGATACTATTTGTTGTGTTCTTGCTCATCTACATTGTGACAATGGTGGGCAACCTACTCATTGTCATGACTGTGGTAGTCAGCCCAACCCTGGATGcccccatgtacttctttctTGGCTACTTGTCATTTATGGATGCTGTTTATTCTACTACAGTCACCCCAAATATGATTATAGACTTACTCTATGAGAAGAAAACCATTTCCTTCCAAGCTTGCATGAGCCAGCTTTTTATAGGGCACTTATTTGGTGGTGCTGAGATTTTACTCCTGGTGgtcatggcctatgaccgctatgtggccatctgcaaacccttGCATTATTTGACAATCATGAATCAACGTGTGCGTGTTCTGCTGCTTCTGTTGGCCTGGCTTGGAGGTTTTCTGCATGCTGTAGTTCAACTTCTCTTTGTCTACAACCTTCCCTTCTGTGGCCCCAATGTCATCGACCACTTCATCTGTGACATGTACCCCTTATTAAAACTTGCCTGCACTGACACCTACGTTATTGGTCTCACCGTGGTTGCCAATGATGGGGCAATCTGTGTGGTCATCTTTATGCTCTTACTCATCTCCTATGGGGTCATTCTGCACTCCCTGAAGAATCTTACTCAGGAAGGGAAGCGCAAAGCATTATCCACTTGTGGCTCCCACATCACTGTGGTGGTCCTCTTCTTTGTCCcttgtatttttatgtatgtgaGACCTCCTTCTACCTTACCCATTGATAAATCCCTGACTGTGTTTTACACCGTTATCACCCCTATGTTGAACCCTTTAATCTATACtctgagaaatggagagatgaaaaatgccatgaaaaagctctggaccagaaaaagaaaatga